ACAACAGCTGAACCGTTATCACGctccatgtttcattttcttcaaggCATCCCCCGCCCCTACTAAATTAAGCTAtcgtgtttgtttcctttttttttttttttttaaaccatgggcgtccctcccctcccccccccccacccgccccccgccaTTATCACAAAAGCGCCAGGAGAGTAAGGACCCTGACTGCCTCGTTCATCGCGGCGCCCCAGCATCTCGTTCAGACACTGGAAGACGTTAAGTGCTCGATACACATTTCCAGTTCCGGATTCCTGGGTGAGCCTGGACAAGCCCCTCCCGCTCTCTGCGCCTCAGTCTCCCAAGCCTGTCACCGGAAGCCCCTCCCGCGGTGCCGCCCTCAGCGGGGCCGGGTCGGGGCGGCCTCACCTGTAGACGTCGGCCACGCGGCCCAGGCAGACGGCCAGCGGCTTGGCCTCACTGCGGCCCTTGAGGCGATACACAGCTCCCAGTGCCGCCGAGCAGCTCGCCGAGCAGGCCAGGCCGTACAGCGTGTCGGTGGGGACGGCCACCACGGCGCCGGCGCGCAGCTCGGCCACGGCGGCCCGCAGCGCCTCGGTCCAGCCGGCGCGCTCCGGGCTTGCGGCCCGCACGGCCCCGCTCCCCGGGAGCCGCAACAGCCGGGCCCCCGGCGCCGCCGGAGCGGGGCTCGGTGGGCGCAGGAGGCGGCCCCTCCGGGCGGAGCCCCCCGGCCCCTCGCTCAACCCCACGCTGGCAGCCACCGCGGCCCTCAGCCCCCTGCACGGACGCGCCGGAGACATCCGCCCGGGCCCACTTCCGGGAGGAAGTGACGCGCCGAGTCAGCTTCCGGACGGGGAAGCTCGGCCCCACCTCCACGCCGGGCACCTTAAAGGGACCGCGACCCCCAGGAGGATTGAAGGAGACCGgtggggacggggcggggcgcAGCCTTGCGGAGCCCTAGCGCAgcgctggggaggggggcggccgAAAGGGGGGCGGTGGTCGGGCCGCGCAGGCGGAGATGGAATGGGGCCCGGGCTCAGACTGGTCACGGGGGTGAGAGGGGGCCCGtcggggcggggggaaggggctCGGACCCCGCGCGAGCGCCGGCCCTGACCGTGTGTCTGTCGCTCTCTCCCGGGCAGGGAGGCTGCCGGCGTGGACCGTGGGAAGGCGGGGCTGGGGCTCGGCGGGAGGCCACCCCCGCAGCCGCCCCGGGATGAGCGCGCCCAGCAGCTGCTGGACGCGGTGgagcagcggcagcggcagctcCTGGACACCATCGCCGCCTGCGAGGAGATGCTGCGGCAGCTGGGCCGCCGGCGCCCGGAGCCGGCTGGTGGCGGGGTCAGTGCCCACCCCGGGCTgggcctgggaggtggggactGCCCCGTGGCTGGACTTGCTAAGCCCTAGCTTCCCCTGGAGGGTGGAAGAGTGTCCCCACCGCCTTACCCCCAGCCTCCTTTCATCTGGGCGAGAGGCTTTGAAAAAGTTAAGTGCTAGCCGAATGCCAAGTGGCCATATCCTTGCGGGGCCTAATCCAAGGCCTTTCCTCCCAGCctcacttttcctttctgttccaaCCAGAACGTCTCAGCCAAAGCCGGAGCGCCTCCCCAGCCAGCTGTCTCCGCCCGAGGTGGCTTTCCAAAGGATGCTGGCGATGGAGCTGCGGAGCCCTGACCATCCCTGATGGGCGCCCTGACTTCTCTCCCTCCCGGGGCTGGTGGCTGGACACTGAACAACCCCCTTCGATAAAGGGGCCAGTCTTCACCAGCAGTGGCTGGTACTTGGCTCTCGGCCTGGGGTGGCCGCTCTGCTAGCAGCTGGGTTTCACTCCCACTTCATCCTGGCTGAAGGCAGTGCTGAGCTTTGAAATGTAGCCAAGGAATACCCAGTCTGATGACCCGGATTTGGGCAAGACCAGCAGTGCTCTCCAGAGTGGTCTGACCTGCTTTGGGGGATCCAGGTGGTGTCACATGTCCATTTCATGCTTTGGGGGCTCCTAGCCCCACCAAACACTTTTAGCAGAGCCTTGATTAAAAGGAAACCTGCAGACTCTCCTGGTGACCGAcctttcctttctgtcccctgagactcagctggggaggggggaagtggTTGAAAATTGTCAACCATGGGTAATGTTGGGAAGAAAGGCCACAGATACTACCAgatttaaataagcatttaattaGGATTTCATTAGTATTTAATATTGCTTTCTCAATTCCAAAAAGTTAAATTTTCACTTCTTAGCAGATATCTTAAAGTACAATATTAAGTTTATACAAAATGAGCAATTAAGCAAACACCATTATTTCACAttcttcaaaaatacaaattcatatttactctttttttgggTTTGGAGGTTTCTTCCTTTGGAAGTACTGAACCTGTAACGTTTTCATATCGCTCAGTGGAAGTCCGTTGTTCCCATGTTTCACCCTTAAATAAATTTGATAGGCTTTTACACAATCCAAATAAAAccatttgagattttaaaaactgtcacCAAGACCTCCGGCCAATGACTGGTGTGTGTCAAAAAAGAAGGCTCTCTGTGGGTCTTGCCTTTCCTGGCCAGGAGATGGGAGCCAGAGATTCAGCAAAAACCTATTTCCAGCCACCTTCCCCAAAAGGGACTAGGAGGAGTTCACAGGGAAAGGGAACAGCCACCTTGAACtccgaccccccacccccacattctcCAAAAACACAGCAAAGGATGTAGACTGTTGAATCAAACAGCGCCCTGGGGAGGCATAAGGACAtgggagaagggcaagagaggCCTCTGACTTGGCACCACTATGAGGATAACGAGGATATTGCAAAAAACACCCCTGGGTTTTGGTGAAAAAaggttttatgaaaaattttccCATAAGAAAAAGAGTAGAAACTGCATTGAGCTGAGAAAGTGACACTACATTATCACCCAATTTTTGGCCCAGCAGGCACACCACCAAAAGGGCAGTGTGTGGTTTTAAACTTTGCTTCCAGTAAAAAAGCTTGTACTATGTACACACTGACATAAGATccagtttaatttgcatttttcagtGCAGACTGAGGAGAACCTCTGGAACAGGAGTAACAGTGAGAAATGCCCAAACAGTGATCATCAGCTTCCCCAAAGGGCATGAGAGGAAACATGGgaccctctccctgtcccccccaAAATATGCAAGAGGAAACAGGCTAAACTGACTACCAACCAGAAATATGCAAGATTCAGCTTTGTCGCCTCCCGCCCCGCCACCCGGTATTAGGGAATGGACAATTTCCCATCTGTGTCACAGAACCATTTGCATACTGATCTGTGGAAATCCTTCTGCTTTGGCTGAAGTGTATTTCAAAACTTCTCTATTCTACAGTAGCCTGAGAATTGAAGATAAAATGGGGGCTCGGGGGAACAGGAGGGGAatgtggggaaaggaagagaagtcGATAAAGCAGATCAGTAACAGCTTTGTTTACTGGATTTAATGAAGGCTGGAGACCTTTTTTCTTAGAGAGCCAACATGGGCGGGCGGTGAGGGGAGCAGTAGGGAAATGGCTCGTGTTGCCCGCTcccccactaccaccaccacctccccaacATAGTTCAGATTGGAAAATGTAAACGCTAGCAATACTGTTGCAGTTCCACAAACCAATGGTTTCAGTGACTCCGGAGAAGTCTCTAAGATTGAAGACAACGAAACATGATTACAGATATAAAAGTCTAGAAGGTGCCAGGTTCTACCTAGGAACAACCTGTTCCTTCCTCTCAGGCATCACTTTGTAATGGTGAAGGCGGGGCAAGATGGCAAGGGACCGAGAAGTGATGAAAACGGGGCCTCAAGTCAGCAAAGGAAAACAGGACCCGCAGTTCTTCAGAGAGCCTGAGGGGGCGCCCTCGGGCACACAGGGAAGGCTTGCATAGATAGAGCAGTTGCTGAGAGTGCATAATAGTGTTTTCCCTATAGACAGCCTCACAGTACAGGGCTGATCGAGCGGAAAAACGCGGCCGGGCCAGGGCCACATGGGACAACGACCGTCAAGCTACACATATTGCACCAAGGTAAGTGCTTTTCTTTTCACACCtcaatttaactttttattctgagcaaaaaataaaactttgtggaaagtatatatatgtatatatatatacacacaaaagaaattgCAGCAATTGGGTTAAAGATAAAATAACCTaaagtgcttttttattttattatttctttaatataccAATATGAGGTTCTGCAAACTCATCCCTCTGGACACATTCAGCATTATACAAAGTCTCTCAGGAAAACCCACCCACCCTCCATTATCCCCATCAATCCACTGCCTTGACCCTGAAGGTAAAACTCCAATCTATTCACTTTCCCAGAGGTGGGGGAGACAagtccctggcttctacccagaGACGTCTTCACACCTTAAGGCCCCTCCTGGGCTTTGTACCATGATCTCCTTCTAAGGGGGAAGGGGTGGAATTGAATAAATGACACCAACTCGTGTCACCAAACTGGTGATGCCCCACAAGGCTGCCAGACCCTGCCAGGAGAGGCAGGGCCATCCTCCCTCAATGTCCCACCCCCCTGCTAAGGCAGTTTGGGGGTGCCAGCCGGGTTCCCACCCCCTCCTAGGTCCATGAACTCCAGTCCTTGGTGCTGACCACACCCTGCAAAGGGCAGTGGAACTGGAGATGTGCTAGTGGGAGCTGGAAGAATCCATCTACACGGTGGCAATGGGCAAGCTTaccaggggaagaaagaaagcttgGTTTCACCTGCCCGAAGTCTGTAGCCCTTCCCTAACCTCGCCACAGGTTCGTGCCTGGGTTTGGAAAACACACTCTTCGTGAAGGCCCGTTCTAGCTCCACTTTTGCCGGCGGCCCGCTCTCCTCCCAGATCCCTGGCACAAGAGGCCAGGCTTGCgggaggggatggggtggggggaagagcgcgggaagaggaagggaagacgGCCTGGCCTGTGGGCGAACCTGCTCTTCACAACCACTCACTGGCATTTTAAGCACATTCCTGATTTTTCAAAAGCTACTTGGCTCGGACAGTCCCGCTTGTCATTTTGAGTCACCCTCAAAAGGCAGATACTTCAACTAGAAAAATCTGTCAGCCTAAATACTGTTGTTAAGATGCTGCTTCATCACCCCCCAATCTTTGGAGAGCAGAAAAGCCACTGACCTAGGTATGCCCAACAGGAGTACAGCCCTGATTAACTCGAGAGAAGCAGTAACGAAACCACGGACACTTCCAATGGCTTTCTCTGGGTTCCTGTTTCCCACTTCAGCTCCCAGGGAACCGAATCTCGGGTGCCCCTCGGATGGATATGTTGGGGAGGTCATTCGTGCCCTCCGATAGAGCTACCTTTGGGAACCCATCATGTCGTTCTGTCAGAAGCTGTAGAGAAAACAGCGCGGCTCCTGCCTCAGAGCTTCCCCTGGGTGTGAGACCCGGAGATGGCCAAGGACAAACCATGCTCAGCAACTGGTTTCCCAGGAAGATTAACCCACTGTGGTAAACAGAAGATGCCTCCTGCCTTATCAACTTCTGCTGAGAACCCACCAGCTTTTTGGGGAGGGGAGTGCAGAAGGTCAAAAAGAAATTGATTCTCCTGCCTGGACTCCTAGAATGAGAAGCCACCAGCTGCCTGCGGGTAAAGCCCTTTTCTCCTCGTGGCAGTAACAACACTGACTACCTCTGCCCTCTTGTCCAACTGTGTCCCTGAAATTCTGTCAAAGGCAGGGCCTCTGGCTCCCAGATAAATGATCAGCTCCGGATACTGTCTTGGCTGGCCCTGAGTAATAAATAGCTCAGAGAACAGAAGAGTGACACATGCAGATCTCTTTACATTAGGTAATGGTAAAGGAAGGCAAAATTATGGCTGCTTTCTGCCTGACATTGTCGACTCAGAAGAGCAGTCCTGTTTGTGGACCCCTGTTCCCcgctcaagcagggaagggggctctTGGAGGCTGAGGCCTAGTCCAGACCGTGGGCCAGGCCTCATTTCTGAGCTCAGTGAGGCTCGGTGAGCACTCATGACTACATTAATATAGCCGGTTGAGAGAAACTTTCCATTTTAGTGTGAATtgtattttaggttttattttaagaggCAATGACTTGGAGCCAAAGGCAGACAGATGGATATAATTCTATacacaaatcaaaaaaaattttttccccataACACAACTTAATGAAACATTCCAAATGAGAGAACTTATTGCAACATTTCAGGCTTTTTGGTGGAagggggaatttttttttgtttgttttgttttgttttgttttgttttaccctgAGTAGAAGATCAtcgttttgtggtttttgtttgcttttgtgtatttgtttagaAATCACGTGACTAAGCTGAGCAAGTCACATCCTTCTTTGCACTGTACTAGACTGTATGCAAAATCCAGAGGGTGAGAGGTGGAGATGGGAGGGGCAAGCAAAAGCCTGGCTAGAACCTGGAACCAGGACACCTGGCCCGCCAATTACATGCCGCCTCAAAAAACACCAACAAGGACTTCCTTCTGATAAGCAAAATGCAGCTCTTCTGCTCTGAGGAAGAGAATACCATTAAAGGAAGGCAGACCACCAGCCGGCAACTGGCCACAAGCCACACGTCCACTCGAGGACAAAACAGGGATGTTCCCCAAGGAAAGTCCGCTGCGATCTGCAGGGCCTGGCAACCAACCAAGAGATAGGAAGAACAGGGAAGGCAAAAACGCAGTGACACTGTTGCCGGAGCCAGCTCCACAAACGGCGGGGACAGACAGCGGTCACCAGCTCGCCTGGGGCCGCGGCAGACGGGACATCACTGACACAGCCTCAGGCCAGGCTTTTACTACCCATTGTGCTGTAACTGGCTGCAGGACGCCACCTGCCATCACCCTGAGCTCCGCGGACACCAAGATCAAACAACAGGACCACCTGGCCCGACCCCTGTCCAGCTCGCAGCTGTCTGCTCTGCCTTTGCCACTCCCCCCTCTGACGGAGCGAGGGTCTCGCCTTCCTCGCGAGCTTCAGCCTCAGACTCAAAAGACGCACGGGGAGGAGCAACGCCCGCCACGCTGAACACTACTGCCCAGACCACAAAGTCCCCAGTGCCAGTGATGGGCAGCCTCACACGGATGGAAGCCACACCCTTTCATTTCGAATGTTTATGCATACGAGTAACCTTAATTTCCAAGTTCACATGACAATAAGCAAAAGTGACATACAGTGCAGCCAAACAGTTCATTTATAActtagcatttttttgttttgtttttttttttttttgtttgtttttgtttttttccaaagatcAGTTCCTTAAAATGGATGCTCCTGGGATATGACTAAAGAAAATACGTCTGAAAGGTGAGGATTTCAAACAGTAGATTTCTTCATCCTTCGAACTGCTGACCCCCCACGATGGCAGGCACCGCACCTTACGCTTCCGCTCCCCCTCTTTTCCTAGAGGTGAGTGCACGCGGCCCTTTCACTTGGAGAAGCTGGTCagccccatctcctcctccccctgcagtAGTGCTTCGATGGGAATCAGATTGGACGGGGTGTCCAGGCTCTGGAGGGACAAAAACTCTGACATATCCATGGCACTTAACGTTTCTGTCTGAGGGTCTGAAGGAGTCTCTGCTTGTCTGCCTTGCTCACAGGAAGAGGGTACAGCGGAGGAGGACGACAAGGGACCGGGACGTGAGGGAAAAGTCTGCGACGGTAGCTTCAGGCTGGGCCCGTCAGGAGGCTGGGGGCTCGGCTCTGCCGGGGATGGGGAAAAACAGCCCTTCCTCCTGCCCGCCGCCCGCTCCTTGGCAGAGTCCCGGCACGCGCACTGACACTGACACGCCTCCTCTTGCTTGATGATGATCACGGGAACACTGAGGCCGATCTGCTGTACAGAGCTCCCTgcgagagaggcaagagagactGCTCCTCCAGTAGCCGCAGGGCAGGGGCATGACGGACGGGGATACGGAGTGGGTGAGCACTGAGTGCCACGGAAGCAGGAGTGGCGGCAAGGGAGGATGCCATGCTCCAGACTTTGTTCTGCCTGACACTCCCCATCCCCTGCAAGGCAAAGTCCCTTTTCCTTGGCCACACACACCATCTAGATGACCCTGTCTTTGCAGCCTCATTTCTGGCTGTTCGAACCCCCCTATACCCTCCACGCCAGCTACAGCAGATGCCTCCCTTTTTTCTGACATGTTCTTCAAACCTCCGGGTCTTTGcgctcttccttctgcctgaacTCCCCAGACCGCGCTGTTTTTCCAGAGAACTTACTCTTATTTCTGAAGACCCAGCGCACAGCCAGGCTGCCAGGCTGTGATTCCAGCAGGCTTCCGCTCGGGGCTGGCCCGAGGCCGGCTGGCACACGAGCTTCCTATCTACGTGCACAGAGCTGCTGCCTCCCTACGCACTGCTCTCCACACTGTGCGGGACTTGGGGCTTGAGTCCCGCCTGCCCGAGACCAAGCTCCACCGGGGCCTCCTGCTCGTGCTTGCACCCCCAGTCTCAGACACCCAGTAGGTGGGGGGAGCACCCCTGTACACCGTCAGCCTTGCGTGCGCACCCATGCTCCCGCTCTTTGGTGCAGGTATGTGTGCTGTGCACGTGCACACTGAGATGAGACAggctctgtgtgtctcaaaaaagCTAGAGACCCGGGGGCAGGAGAACAGAGTGCGAGTCAGGAGGCCTGAGAACCAGTGCTTTGGCTCTGCCACAAACTCACTTATGACTTTGGAGGGGTCAGTTAGTCATTTGGGGCCCCCGTTTCTTAATCTATAAAATAGcttgagaaaaaggaacttttCGCTCTGTATGAGTCTCTGACCCAGAAGCTACTTCTTCGTTACTGTAACTAGAAAAGAGTCCAGTGAATTAACAGCTGCCCTCTTTGGCATTCACTGTGAGTCGGACTTTCTTCTGGTTACATTTAAAAGCTATATCTGAAAGGAAAGAACGGTGACCCCTTAAGGAATGTTAACTGTGGTATTTATGCCATAAACCCGCTAACTTCCAATAGCTGTGAGAAGGTGAAATACTCTAATAAACAAACAATACAATCTGACAAATTTGAGGTTTTCAAAACTGGGGCAAAGCAACAATGAGCTGTGCCTCAAGGGGCCCAGAGAGTTGACTTTCTTTTGAAGTTAACACACACAATTACATACCTGTGCTACTGGCTACTGGTACTGCAGTGGTAAAAAACACCTTCTCAACTTTAGATGCttgctgctggaaaaaaaaaaaaaaaaaaaaaaaaaaaaatcacatttacgGCCACTCAAGTATGGCAGATCTCCAAGGACCTGAAGCCTGCCCGATTATACTGGTCATCCAAGAGGACAGAAAACCCTCAGTGTTCAAGGATTTTTGCACTGAGTGATGTTTTGTTTGCGCTCTGACATGAGGTCAGTGTACTGTTTGACATTCAGTGCTGACAACGCAGCCAGCTTTGTCCCCTACTATTTGGCTGTCTCCCAGCTGCCCAATCTGCTCAAAGGGACCAAGGTTGCTTTGCTCAAGCTGTGGTCTTCTC
This Lynx canadensis isolate LIC74 chromosome C1, mLynCan4.pri.v2, whole genome shotgun sequence DNA region includes the following protein-coding sequences:
- the CC1H1orf122 gene encoding uncharacterized protein C1orf122 homolog isoform X1, which encodes MEWGPGSDWSRGEAAGVDRGKAGLGLGGRPPPQPPRDERAQQLLDAVEQRQRQLLDTIAACEEMLRQLGRRRPEPAGGGNVSAKAGAPPQPAVSARGGFPKDAGDGAAEP
- the CC1H1orf122 gene encoding uncharacterized protein C1orf122 homolog isoform X2, with translation MLRQLGRRRPEPAGGGNVSAKAGAPPQPAVSARGGFPKDAGDGAAEP